A single Brevundimonas sp. SL130 DNA region contains:
- a CDS encoding chemotaxis protein CheW has translation MSTQTELATAPGWTGAEQVEVLTFELNGELFALHAVGVQEIMDLTPETVVPGAGAFAGAVINFRGKVIPLADLRVAFGLERNAPTIDSRIVVIEIELSGEPTLVGLRTDKVHEVTTLARADSEAPPSVGMRWRPEFIQCLVKRGGEFIVVPDLQTIFNQQQDARQPVASATRH, from the coding sequence ATGAGCACCCAGACCGAACTCGCCACCGCCCCCGGCTGGACCGGCGCCGAACAGGTCGAGGTCCTGACCTTCGAGTTGAACGGCGAACTGTTCGCCCTTCACGCCGTCGGCGTGCAGGAGATCATGGACCTGACGCCCGAGACCGTGGTGCCCGGCGCCGGCGCCTTTGCGGGCGCCGTGATCAACTTCCGCGGCAAGGTCATTCCTCTGGCGGATCTGCGCGTCGCCTTCGGTCTTGAGCGGAACGCGCCGACGATCGACAGCCGCATCGTGGTCATCGAGATCGAACTGTCCGGCGAGCCGACTCTGGTCGGTCTCCGCACCGACAAGGTTCACGAAGTCACCACCCTGGCCCGCGCCGACTCCGAGGCGCCGCCCAGCGTCGGCATGCGCTGGCGGCCCGAGTTCATCCAATGCCTGGTCAAGCGGGGCGGCGAATTCATCGTCGTTCCCGACCTCCAGACCATCTTCAATCAGCAGCAGGACGCCCGCCAGCCGGTCGCGTCCGCCACGCGTCATTGA